In Paenibacillus sp. 1781tsa1, one DNA window encodes the following:
- a CDS encoding 50S ribosomal protein L25 has protein sequence MTTRFQAETRIPLNSSRLRDLRKSGRLPGIVFGRNTENEMVHIPTIDFQKWLKQGATGFIELQFEEKGSLTVLLEDLQRDSVTRDLLHVDFQQVQTHEIMRTKIPVKFNGTPIGTKQGGVVQVQLASIELEALPRHLPTSIEFDISDMELGETLHVSDATFAPDVTVISEGNESLLSVVKP, from the coding sequence ATGACTACTCGTTTTCAAGCGGAGACCCGCATTCCATTAAATTCATCCCGACTTAGGGATCTACGTAAATCCGGGCGGTTGCCAGGCATTGTTTTTGGCAGAAATACGGAGAATGAGATGGTTCATATTCCAACAATAGATTTTCAAAAATGGTTGAAGCAAGGAGCAACTGGTTTTATTGAATTGCAGTTTGAAGAGAAAGGCTCATTGACCGTATTATTGGAAGACCTCCAACGCGATTCGGTTACACGAGATTTGCTTCATGTGGATTTTCAACAGGTGCAAACTCATGAGATTATGCGTACTAAAATTCCTGTAAAGTTCAACGGCACACCGATCGGCACAAAACAGGGCGGAGTCGTGCAAGTTCAATTAGCTTCTATTGAATTGGAGGCATTGCCGAGACACTTGCCAACGTCGATTGAATTTGACATTAGTGATATGGAACTTGGAGAAACGCTACATGTAAGTGATGCAACGTTTGCACCAGATGTGACGGTGATCTCTGAGGGAAATGAGTCTCTTCTCTCTGTAGTTAAACCTTAA